In a single window of the Rhodamnia argentea isolate NSW1041297 chromosome 2, ASM2092103v1, whole genome shotgun sequence genome:
- the LOC115754718 gene encoding protein transport protein Sec61 subunit alpha-like, with amino-acid sequence MGGGFRVLHLVRPFLSFLPEVQSADRKIPFREKVIYTVISLFIFLVCSQLPLYGIHSTTGADPFYWMRVILASNRGTVMELGITPIVTSGLVMQLLAGSKIIEVDNNVREDRALLNGAQKLLGILIAIGEAVAYVLSGMYGSVGQLGVGNAILIIIQLCFAGIIVICLDELLQKGYGLGSGISLFIATNICENIIWKAFSPTTINSGRGAEFEGAVIALFHLLITRTDKVRALREAFYRQNLPNVTNLLATVLIFLIVIYFQGFRVVLPVRSKNARGQQGSYPIKLFYTSNMPIILQSALVSNIYFISQLLHRKYSGNFLVNLLGKWKESEYSGGQYVPVGGLAYYITAPSSLADMAAHPFHALFYLVFMLTACALFSKTWIEVSGSSAKDVAKQLKEQQMVMPGHRESNLQKELSRYIPTAAAFGGMCIGALTVLADFMGAIGSGTGILLAVTIIYQYFETFEKERATELGFFGF; translated from the exons ATGGGAGGTGGATTTAGGGTGCTTCACCTTGTCCGgccattcctttcttttttgcctgAGGTTCAGAGTGCTGACAGGAAAATTCCATTCAGGGAGAAGGTCATATACACTGTGATCTCCCTTTTCATCTTCTTGGTTTGCAGTCAGCTCCCTCTATATGGGATCCACTCTACAACAGGTGCAGATCCTTTCTATTGGATGCGTGTTATTCTTGCATCAAATCGGGGAACTGTCATGGAGCTCGGTATCACTCCAATTGTAACATCTGGATTGGTGATGCAACTTCTGGCTGGTTCTAAGATAATTGAAGTGGACAACAATGTTCGAGAGGATCGTGCCCTTCT GAATGGAGCACAGAAGTTGCTGGGTATCCTGATAGCCATCGGTGAGGCTGTCGCCTATGTTCTCTCGGGCATGTATGGCAGTGTTGGACAACTTGGTGTTGGAAATGCCATTCTCATCATCATCCAACTTTGCTTCGCTGGCATCATCGTGATATGTTTGGATGAACTTCTTCAGAAAGGATATGGTCTGGGCTCTGGAATTTCCCTTTTCATAGCAACCAATATCTG CGAAAACATAATCTGGAAAGCATTCAGTCCCACAACCATTAATAGTGGGCGAGGAGCTGAGTTTGAGGGTGCTGTGATCGCTTTATTCCATCTCCTGATTACACGGACAGACAAGGTTCGTGCTTTACGAGAAGCTTTTTATCGGCAGAACCTTCCAAATGTGACAAATCTGCTCGCGACAGTCTTGATTTTCCTTATAGTCATATACTTCCAAGGATTTCGTGTGGTTCTGCCAGTGAGGTCGAAGAATGCCCGTGGACAGCAGGGTTCTTATCCCATCAAGCTTTTCTACACCTCTAACATGCCAATCATTTTGCAGTCTGCTCTTGTTTCCAACATTTACTTCATTTCACAG TTGCTTCATAGGAAGTACAGTGGAAACTTTCTGGTTAACCTGCTGGGTAAATGGAAGGAATCAGAATATTCTGGTGGTCAGTATGTTCCAGTTGGTGGTCTAGCATATTATATCACTGCACCTTCAAG CTTGGCTGACATGGCAGCCCATCCTTTCCATGCACTCTTCTACCTTGTGTTCATGCTCACAGCATGTGCTCTTTTCTCAAAAACATGGATTGAAGTTTCCGGTTCCTCTGCCAAAGATGTTGCAAAGCAACTCAAG GAGCAACAAATGGTGATGCCTGGTCATCGGGAGTCCAACTTACAGAAAGAGCTGAGCCGTTACATTCCAACTGCTGCGGCTTTTGGGGGCATGTGCATTGGTGCGCTAACAGTGCTGGCAGATTTCATGGGGGCAATCGGTTCGGGGACTGGGATCCTCCTGGCAGTCACCATCATCTACCAATACTTTGAGACATTCGAGAAGGAAAGAGCCACTGAACTCGGTTTCTTTGGTTTCTAA